A region from the Flavobacterium enshiense genome encodes:
- a CDS encoding 3-oxoacyl-ACP synthase gives MQTKNYISGHCVIENNSVMVNGVKQFELEHVPFSEFAKAAYKNFNMDYPKFFKMDNLSKLAFLASEIILGSKVKEGEDNNIALVFANKSSSLDTDVKYQGSIADKENYFPSPAVFVYTLPNICIGEISIRHKLQSENAFFVFEDFNAEFMTNYANGLLATNKADKVLCGWVEYYQENYKAILYMVEKQGDLNIIKK, from the coding sequence TTGCAGACAAAAAATTACATATCAGGTCATTGCGTAATCGAAAACAACTCGGTTATGGTTAATGGCGTGAAACAATTTGAATTGGAGCATGTTCCTTTTTCGGAATTTGCAAAAGCGGCCTATAAAAATTTCAACATGGATTATCCTAAGTTTTTCAAAATGGATAATCTGAGTAAACTGGCCTTTTTGGCTTCGGAAATTATTTTGGGGAGCAAGGTAAAAGAAGGAGAGGATAATAATATTGCGTTGGTGTTCGCCAATAAGTCCTCCAGTCTGGATACCGATGTCAAGTACCAGGGCTCAATTGCAGACAAGGAGAATTATTTTCCGAGTCCGGCAGTTTTTGTGTATACCTTACCGAACATTTGCATCGGCGAGATCAGTATCAGACACAAATTGCAGTCCGAAAATGCTTTTTTTGTTTTTGAGGATTTCAATGCGGAATTTATGACCAATTACGCAAACGGGCTTTTGGCAACAAACAAAGCGGATAAAGTGTTGTGCGGCTGGGTGGAATATTATCAGGAAAATTACAAAGCAATCCTTTATATGGTTGAAAAACAAGGGGATTTGAACATAATAAAGAAATAG
- a CDS encoding LolA family protein, with protein sequence MKTRIFLMLLLIVNTVFAQEKKMSAAEIDVFKAIVEKETKNIKTLKTDFIQYKHLDFLSKDIETSGKMYFKQPNWLNWQYTKPYQYSIVFKNNKVYINDQGNKSTVDANSKMFEKINKLIIGSVSGNMFDDKEFSIAYFKNKESFIAKLTPKTATIKKYIQQVDLYFPMNDTTVSQVKLIEPSGDFTRIVFKNKQINAKVDDSVFTN encoded by the coding sequence ATGAAAACTAGAATTTTTTTAATGTTGCTTTTGATTGTCAACACTGTTTTTGCCCAGGAAAAGAAAATGTCAGCGGCAGAAATTGATGTTTTTAAGGCAATAGTTGAAAAAGAAACCAAAAACATAAAAACATTAAAAACGGATTTTATACAGTACAAACACCTTGATTTTTTATCGAAAGATATTGAAACTTCAGGGAAAATGTATTTTAAACAACCCAATTGGCTTAATTGGCAATACACGAAACCATATCAATACAGTATTGTTTTTAAGAACAACAAAGTATATATCAACGATCAGGGGAATAAAAGCACTGTAGACGCGAACAGTAAGATGTTCGAAAAGATTAATAAGCTGATTATTGGCAGTGTAAGTGGGAATATGTTTGATGATAAGGAGTTTTCGATTGCTTATTTTAAAAACAAAGAGTCATTTATCGCCAAACTGACACCCAAAACGGCAACCATCAAGAAGTACATCCAACAGGTGGATTTGTATTTCCCAATGAATGATACAACCGTTTCCCAAGTGAAATTAATTGAACCTTCTGGCGATTTTACCCGTATCGTATTCAAAAACAAACAGATAAATGCCAAAGTCGATGATTCGGTTTTTACTAATTAG
- a CDS encoding porin family protein: MKKLFATVLLCFFGLAQMNAQVTVKPGLKGGATFSKFTNTNSDFVTDFYVGAFAAIKLAKFYTLQPELLYTAQGSEVRHRNFDPMNGLNTFSEKKYSLDYLSMSVVNKFSFGHGFEAVVGPTLDFQVGDNFEWPLSEDLIGFDMGIVGGIGYSLPNGLTFEARYKQGFIDIFGAEYYDEYDVDGNGNFDDIYLNQVFQLGISYTFDVKQK, translated from the coding sequence ATGAAAAAATTATTTGCTACAGTCTTGCTGTGTTTCTTTGGATTAGCTCAGATGAATGCTCAGGTAACTGTTAAACCAGGTCTTAAGGGAGGTGCAACATTTTCAAAGTTTACAAACACCAACTCGGATTTTGTAACTGATTTCTATGTAGGCGCTTTTGCGGCAATTAAGTTGGCTAAATTTTATACACTTCAACCGGAATTGCTTTATACGGCACAAGGATCTGAAGTAAGACATAGAAACTTCGATCCTATGAATGGTCTGAATACTTTTAGCGAAAAGAAGTATTCATTGGATTATTTGTCTATGAGTGTTGTCAATAAATTTAGTTTCGGACACGGGTTCGAAGCGGTTGTAGGGCCAACTTTAGATTTTCAGGTAGGCGATAATTTTGAATGGCCTCTTAGTGAAGACCTTATTGGGTTTGATATGGGAATCGTTGGAGGAATCGGATATTCTCTTCCGAATGGTCTGACTTTTGAAGCGCGTTACAAACAAGGATTTATTGATATTTTTGGTGCTGAGTATTATGATGAATATGATGTTGACGGAAACGGAAATTTTGATGACATTTACTTAAATCAGGTTTTCCAACTGGGTATTTCATATACATTTGATGTAAAACAAAAATAA
- a CDS encoding beta-ketoacyl synthase N-terminal-like domain-containing protein, translating to MKTCYINGTGCISNQNTFETEFLSEVTINTTENVIYANQPSYKEFISPGASRRMAKGVKMGIAASSKALKEANVEIPEAIIIGTGMGCVEDSEKFLKSILDNKEEFLTPTSFIQSTHNTVGGQIALGLQCKGYNFTYVNGAVSFETALMDAKMQIENNEAESILVGGIDETGAYTLSLHKLINLVKSEEDKPYSVLNSDSKGIVHSEGAGFFVLENEKKESSYASVEAVSLQSSLDAEEVSDFIANFLETNNLKISDIDAVVLGNNGDIEFDNYYDVSNSLFEKTPQVYYKHLSGEYNTASAFGFWTAANIIKNQSIPETVSMNALKSETYNTLLLYNQYRGKDHSLILLKKC from the coding sequence ATGAAGACTTGTTATATCAACGGGACAGGATGTATTTCAAATCAAAATACTTTTGAAACGGAATTTTTATCGGAAGTAACGATCAATACTACGGAGAACGTGATTTACGCCAACCAGCCTTCATATAAGGAATTTATTTCTCCTGGGGCTAGCCGTCGCATGGCAAAAGGGGTGAAAATGGGAATTGCTGCTTCTTCCAAAGCACTGAAAGAGGCAAATGTTGAGATACCAGAAGCCATTATTATCGGAACCGGAATGGGTTGCGTTGAAGATTCCGAAAAGTTCCTGAAATCCATCTTGGATAACAAAGAAGAATTTCTGACACCAACATCGTTCATTCAATCGACCCACAATACAGTTGGAGGTCAAATCGCATTGGGATTACAGTGTAAAGGCTATAATTTTACGTATGTAAATGGTGCGGTATCTTTTGAGACGGCTTTGATGGATGCTAAAATGCAGATTGAAAATAATGAAGCCGAAAGTATTCTTGTAGGAGGAATTGATGAAACCGGAGCTTATACCTTATCGCTTCACAAGTTGATTAATTTGGTTAAGTCGGAAGAAGATAAACCTTATTCGGTTTTAAATTCTGATTCAAAAGGGATTGTCCACAGTGAAGGAGCGGGTTTTTTTGTGTTGGAAAACGAGAAAAAGGAAAGCTCTTATGCTTCGGTTGAGGCGGTTTCCTTGCAGAGTTCTTTGGATGCAGAAGAGGTTTCTGATTTTATCGCCAACTTTTTGGAAACTAATAATTTGAAAATATCCGATATTGACGCTGTTGTATTAGGAAACAATGGAGATATAGAATTTGATAATTATTATGATGTTTCAAATTCTCTTTTTGAAAAAACTCCTCAGGTATATTACAAACATTTAAGCGGTGAATACAACACTGCCTCGGCATTTGGTTTTTGGACGGCTGCGAATATTATTAAAAATCAGAGTATTCCTGAAACTGTGAGTATGAATGCTCTAAAAAGTGAGACATACAATACGCTTTTGCTGTACAACCAGTATCGCGGAAAAGACCATAGCTTAATCTTACTCAAAAAATGCTAA
- a CDS encoding DUF2062 domain-containing protein, with the protein MNANPSLSERIEKHKLCVIIPTYNNHKTLRRIVDGVLNYTQNCIVVNDGSTDTTKEILSSYPNITQIHISKNQGKGNALREGFRKAKELGYRYAITIDSDGQHFPSDITVFLDNLENSEKEVLLIGNRNMNQDGIPKKSSFGNKFSNFWFWFETGIELEDTQSGYRLYPLESIPERFFTKKFEFEIEVIVRAAWNGVEVKNVPVNILYDPNERVTHFRPFKDFTRISILNTVLVIITILYIKPRDFFRSFKKKSITEFVREDILASSDSYTIKALSIGLGVFVGIAPFWGFQTLIVISLAVLLRWNKALAFAFSNVSVPPMIPFIIYGSLQTGAFFVGNKAQFTLGSPITMEHVKEHVIQYIIGSFVLATVMAILFGVGSYLLLSLSKKSGT; encoded by the coding sequence ATGAATGCCAATCCATCTTTAAGCGAGCGAATTGAAAAGCATAAGCTGTGTGTTATTATTCCAACCTACAATAACCACAAAACGCTGCGTCGTATTGTTGACGGGGTTTTAAATTATACTCAAAACTGTATTGTTGTCAATGACGGTTCAACCGATACCACCAAAGAAATTTTAAGTTCGTATCCGAATATTACCCAAATTCATATATCGAAAAATCAAGGGAAAGGAAATGCCCTTCGTGAAGGTTTCAGAAAGGCAAAAGAATTAGGGTATCGTTATGCTATCACGATTGATTCCGATGGTCAGCATTTTCCAAGTGATATTACTGTTTTTCTGGATAATCTGGAAAATTCTGAAAAAGAAGTACTGCTAATTGGTAACCGAAACATGAATCAGGACGGAATCCCTAAAAAGAGCAGTTTCGGGAATAAATTTTCCAATTTTTGGTTTTGGTTTGAAACCGGAATCGAACTGGAAGACACGCAATCTGGTTATCGCTTGTATCCGCTGGAATCGATTCCAGAGCGCTTTTTTACCAAAAAATTTGAATTTGAAATCGAAGTCATTGTGCGAGCTGCATGGAATGGCGTCGAGGTAAAGAATGTTCCGGTAAACATTTTATACGATCCGAATGAAAGGGTAACCCATTTCCGCCCTTTTAAAGATTTTACCCGAATAAGTATCCTAAATACCGTTTTGGTTATCATCACCATTTTGTATATCAAACCAAGAGACTTTTTTAGAAGTTTTAAAAAAAAAAGTATAACGGAGTTCGTTCGTGAGGACATTTTAGCCAGTTCCGATTCGTATACCATCAAAGCCCTTTCCATCGGGTTGGGGGTTTTTGTTGGAATTGCCCCTTTTTGGGGGTTTCAAACGCTGATTGTCATTTCTTTAGCTGTACTGTTACGCTGGAACAAGGCATTGGCCTTCGCGTTTTCCAATGTGAGCGTTCCGCCGATGATTCCTTTTATCATTTATGGTTCACTTCAAACCGGTGCTTTCTTTGTAGGAAATAAAGCCCAATTTACTTTGGGAAGTCCGATAACAATGGAACATGTAAAAGAACATGTCATTCAGTACATAATCGGGAGTTTTGTTTTAGCTACTGTAATGGCAATTCTTTTCGGAGTTGGAAGTTATTTGTTACTTTCGCTCTCGAAAAAATCAGGGACTTAA
- a CDS encoding beta-ketoacyl synthase N-terminal-like domain-containing protein, translating into MEAKSRLAEVMAKNVYITDTNCITPLGFDVASNWEALLKGQSGIQRFEKLGMLKSFYASVVNSDEIDAAFAPISNENHFTKLEKMLILALAPIIGNYTITNKTAFIFSTTKGNIELLEDKNNTVEAAHLAVLAKKISSFFGFSTEPIVVSNACVSGVLAIAVAKRMIQAGAYDNAFVVAGDAVSEFVLSGFNSFQAMSEVPCKPYDEERNGVTLGEATAAVYLTAIGTEVRPGAVKVIGDGAVNDANHISGPSRTGEGLFRSIESAFTEAGMAKEKLDYISAHGTATLYNDEMEAVAFNRLGINKVSVNSLKGFYGHTLGASGLLETVIAIESTRNNQLIASKGFAKMGVSQPISVITKNEEKEINCFLKTASGFGGCNTAVLFEKVV; encoded by the coding sequence ATGGAAGCGAAAAGTAGGCTTGCTGAAGTAATGGCGAAGAATGTTTATATAACCGATACCAATTGCATTACTCCTTTAGGGTTTGATGTTGCATCAAATTGGGAAGCATTACTGAAAGGGCAATCCGGAATTCAGCGGTTTGAGAAATTGGGCATGCTGAAATCGTTTTATGCTTCTGTTGTAAATTCCGATGAGATTGATGCGGCTTTTGCTCCGATTTCAAACGAGAATCATTTCACCAAACTGGAAAAAATGCTGATTTTGGCATTGGCGCCGATAATCGGAAATTATACGATTACAAACAAAACAGCTTTTATATTTTCAACAACTAAAGGAAATATTGAGTTGTTAGAAGATAAAAATAATACTGTCGAAGCGGCTCATTTAGCTGTTTTGGCAAAAAAAATCAGTTCATTTTTCGGATTTTCTACGGAACCGATTGTGGTTTCCAATGCCTGTGTGTCGGGAGTTTTAGCGATTGCGGTTGCCAAAAGAATGATTCAGGCGGGCGCATACGACAATGCTTTTGTGGTGGCCGGAGATGCGGTTTCGGAGTTTGTTTTGTCGGGATTCAATTCCTTCCAGGCGATGAGTGAAGTGCCTTGTAAACCTTACGATGAAGAAAGAAACGGTGTGACACTGGGAGAAGCTACAGCAGCAGTTTACCTGACAGCAATAGGAACAGAAGTTCGTCCGGGAGCCGTTAAGGTTATTGGGGATGGAGCAGTTAATGACGCTAACCATATTTCAGGGCCATCGCGTACCGGTGAGGGATTGTTCCGAAGTATCGAAAGCGCTTTCACGGAAGCCGGCATGGCTAAAGAAAAATTGGACTATATTTCGGCCCACGGAACAGCAACACTTTACAACGATGAAATGGAAGCGGTGGCATTCAACCGATTGGGAATCAACAAAGTTTCCGTGAATAGTTTGAAGGGATTTTACGGACATACGCTTGGAGCATCGGGACTTTTAGAAACAGTAATAGCTATTGAAAGTACCAGGAATAATCAGCTGATTGCTTCAAAAGGTTTTGCTAAAATGGGGGTTTCACAGCCTATTTCGGTTATTACCAAAAATGAAGAAAAGGAAATTAATTGCTTCCTGAAAACAGCCTCAGGTTTTGGCGGGTGCAATACCGCTGTTTTATTTGAAAAAGTAGTTTAA
- a CDS encoding phosphopantetheine-binding protein, translating to MEALKQELKGKIIEVLNLEDIAVEEINDNDALFGDGLGLDSIDALELIVLLDKDYGIKLTDPKAGKSIFQSVETMASYITENRTK from the coding sequence ATGGAAGCATTAAAGCAGGAGTTAAAGGGGAAAATTATTGAAGTTTTAAATTTGGAGGACATTGCTGTTGAAGAAATTAACGATAACGACGCTCTTTTTGGAGATGGTTTAGGATTGGATTCTATTGATGCTTTGGAATTAATTGTACTGTTGGATAAAGATTACGGAATCAAATTGACCGATCCGAAAGCAGGAAAAAGCATTTTCCAGTCAGTTGAAACAATGGCAAGCTATATTACAGAAAACAGAACAAAATAA
- a CDS encoding ABC transporter permease — MMYKFLMSVQKEILLLRRDLGGLVILFVMPLVLIVTITLIQDSTFKSVTESKIPILLVDNDNGEISKTVKSSLNESGSFEIVTEIKGAALTEATAREAVFKGKYQLAIVIPEKLSVDLEKKVTQNVEDIVSKFGLEDTISKAEKEKAVKTKEIKMYFDPATQLTFKNGVKSAIDKMISQVETKSIYKAFQDQLGEEGEPIFEQENFITFKEIVPKVDNKEILPNSVQHNVPAWSLFAIFFIVVPLSINIVKEKGQGTQIRLITNPVPYAVVIAGKTATYLIICMIQFLLMVAVGVYLFPYLGLPVLEIEGKLILMSVVALFSGLAAIGFGILLGTVAKTQEQSAPFGATSVVILAAIGGVWVPVFAMPKIMQFVSHISPMNWGLNAFYDVLLRNGGIVEILPEINLLLLFFILTITIAIVYDKKKRAV, encoded by the coding sequence ATGATGTATAAGTTTTTAATGTCGGTTCAAAAAGAAATACTTCTGCTGAGAAGGGATTTGGGCGGATTGGTAATCTTGTTCGTGATGCCATTGGTCTTAATTGTTACCATTACCTTAATTCAGGACAGCACTTTTAAATCGGTTACCGAAAGTAAAATTCCAATACTTTTGGTGGATAACGATAATGGCGAAATATCCAAAACGGTAAAATCCAGTTTAAACGAAAGTGGTTCTTTTGAAATTGTTACGGAAATAAAAGGAGCTGCCTTAACCGAAGCAACGGCAAGGGAAGCTGTTTTTAAAGGAAAATACCAATTGGCGATTGTCATCCCCGAAAAATTAAGTGTTGATCTGGAAAAGAAAGTAACCCAGAATGTAGAAGACATCGTCAGCAAATTCGGTTTGGAAGACACTATTTCGAAAGCTGAAAAAGAAAAGGCTGTCAAGACAAAGGAAATCAAGATGTACTTTGATCCGGCAACTCAACTTACTTTTAAAAATGGGGTGAAAAGCGCCATCGACAAAATGATATCCCAAGTTGAAACGAAATCTATTTACAAAGCATTTCAGGATCAGTTGGGAGAAGAAGGAGAGCCTATTTTCGAACAGGAAAACTTCATCACCTTCAAAGAAATAGTTCCTAAAGTGGACAATAAAGAAATCCTTCCTAATTCGGTACAGCATAATGTTCCGGCGTGGTCATTGTTTGCGATATTTTTTATCGTGGTGCCGCTTTCGATCAACATCGTAAAGGAAAAAGGGCAGGGAACCCAAATCCGATTGATCACAAATCCGGTTCCGTATGCCGTTGTCATTGCAGGGAAAACCGCTACCTATCTGATAATCTGTATGATTCAGTTTTTGCTTATGGTGGCCGTTGGGGTTTATCTTTTTCCTTACTTAGGACTGCCTGTTCTGGAAATTGAAGGCAAACTGATTTTAATGAGTGTTGTCGCACTTTTTTCAGGTTTGGCTGCGATCGGATTCGGTATTTTATTGGGAACTGTTGCAAAAACACAGGAACAATCGGCACCGTTCGGGGCAACATCTGTTGTTATTTTGGCGGCTATCGGGGGTGTTTGGGTCCCGGTTTTTGCCATGCCGAAAATCATGCAGTTCGTATCGCACATCTCACCCATGAATTGGGGATTGAACGCATTTTACGATGTGCTGTTGCGCAACGGAGGTATTGTCGAAATCCTTCCGGAAATTAATTTATTACTTTTGTTTTTTATACTTACAATAACCATTGCAATCGTCTATGATAAAAAGAAAAGAGCAGTATAA
- a CDS encoding polysaccharide deacetylase family protein, whose protein sequence is MLKHKNTLLFFVSAFAVLSVLSFYIDLKWWSFLPFFAFWVGLTIFGSWNIKTGYFVKSYCSNPAEKNLKIAISFDDGPHPMTEKVLDLLKKYNAKATFFCIGSQIEKHPDIFKRILAEGHVVGNHSYSHSNRFGFFSTQKVVDELVQTNAIIERISGKKALYFRPPFGVTNPNIARAVAKTNQYVIGWNNRSLDTVIEDETKILERIKSRIAPGGIILLHDTSLKTVNVLEQLLLFLQSKKYECVTIDALLNIPAYEN, encoded by the coding sequence ATGCTAAAACATAAAAATACACTTCTTTTTTTCGTTTCTGCATTTGCTGTTCTTTCCGTTTTAAGTTTTTATATTGATCTGAAATGGTGGAGTTTTCTGCCGTTTTTTGCTTTTTGGGTGGGGCTGACCATTTTCGGGTCGTGGAATATTAAAACAGGTTATTTCGTAAAAAGCTATTGTAGTAATCCAGCTGAAAAGAATCTGAAAATAGCCATTTCATTTGATGACGGACCGCACCCGATGACTGAAAAAGTTCTTGATTTGCTAAAGAAATACAATGCAAAAGCCACTTTTTTCTGCATTGGAAGTCAAATTGAAAAGCACCCCGATATTTTTAAACGAATTTTGGCAGAAGGTCATGTTGTTGGAAATCACTCGTATTCCCATTCGAATCGTTTCGGGTTTTTTTCGACTCAAAAAGTTGTCGATGAACTTGTTCAGACCAATGCAATCATAGAACGTATTTCGGGTAAGAAAGCATTGTATTTCCGTCCGCCTTTCGGTGTGACGAATCCCAATATAGCCCGAGCTGTTGCCAAGACAAACCAATATGTTATCGGATGGAATAATCGCTCTCTCGATACCGTTATTGAAGACGAAACGAAGATTCTGGAAAGAATTAAAAGCAGAATTGCGCCCGGCGGGATTATTCTGCTGCATGACACTTCGTTAAAAACGGTGAATGTTTTGGAACAGTTATTGTTATTTTTGCAGTCAAAAAAGTATGAATGTGTAACCATTGATGCTTTGTTAAACATCCCAGCGTATGAAAACTAG
- a CDS encoding beta-ketoacyl-[acyl-carrier-protein] synthase family protein, translated as MKVAITGMGIISSIGNNVEENYAALISGKTGISSIENFDTAHAAVIKVGEIKKSNQQLAQQLGLPADNDFSRTSMLGAIAAQQALENAGIKDCNEYRTGLVSATSVGGMDMTEKFYYDYFEDESCRRYITSHDCGEVTHKIAEHIGLKGLVTTVSTACSSAANAIMIGARLIQSGQLDRVIVGGTDALAKFTINGFKTLMILSDTYNTPFDNNRKGLNLGEAAAFLVLESDAMVQKANKKVLAYVSGFGNANDAYHQTASSENGEGAFLAMQKALKMSGLNVSDIDYINAHGTATPNNDLSEGRAILRVFGENVPEFSSTKGFTGHTLAAAAAIEAVYSVLALQNNVVFPNLNFKTPMEEFDLIPQTTLKEKSISHVLSNSFGFGGNCSTVLFSKN; from the coding sequence ATGAAAGTTGCAATAACAGGGATGGGGATAATCTCTTCGATTGGAAACAATGTCGAAGAGAATTATGCTGCTTTGATAAGCGGTAAAACCGGGATTTCTTCTATAGAAAATTTTGACACGGCCCATGCTGCTGTTATCAAAGTCGGGGAAATTAAAAAAAGCAACCAGCAGTTAGCGCAACAATTGGGACTTCCCGCTGACAATGATTTTTCCAGAACATCGATGTTGGGTGCCATAGCGGCACAACAGGCACTGGAAAATGCCGGAATTAAAGATTGCAACGAATACAGAACAGGGTTGGTTTCGGCGACGAGTGTGGGCGGGATGGACATGACTGAAAAATTCTATTACGATTATTTTGAAGATGAATCTTGCAGAAGATACATTACCAGTCACGATTGTGGAGAAGTCACTCATAAAATAGCCGAACACATTGGCCTGAAAGGATTGGTAACTACGGTAAGTACAGCCTGTTCTTCGGCGGCAAATGCCATTATGATTGGTGCCCGCCTTATTCAATCCGGACAGTTAGACCGTGTAATTGTTGGTGGAACCGATGCTTTGGCTAAATTCACCATCAACGGTTTCAAAACCCTGATGATTTTATCGGATACCTATAACACGCCTTTTGATAACAATCGCAAAGGATTGAATTTAGGCGAAGCCGCCGCTTTTTTGGTTTTGGAATCGGATGCGATGGTTCAGAAAGCGAATAAAAAAGTTCTGGCATATGTTTCCGGTTTTGGTAATGCCAACGATGCCTACCATCAAACGGCTTCTTCGGAAAATGGGGAAGGCGCTTTTCTGGCCATGCAAAAAGCATTGAAAATGTCGGGTTTAAATGTATCTGACATCGATTATATCAACGCACACGGAACGGCAACACCCAATAACGATTTATCGGAAGGGCGAGCTATACTTCGGGTTTTCGGTGAGAATGTTCCGGAATTCAGTTCGACTAAAGGATTCACCGGACATACATTAGCCGCAGCAGCTGCCATTGAAGCGGTTTACAGTGTTTTGGCATTGCAGAACAATGTTGTCTTTCCGAACCTGAATTTCAAAACCCCAATGGAAGAATTTGATTTGATTCCGCAAACAACGCTGAAAGAAAAATCGATTTCGCATGTACTTTCCAATTCTTTTGGATTTGGAGGGAATTGTTCAACCGTATTATTTTCTAAAAACTGA
- a CDS encoding 3-hydroxyacyl-ACP dehydratase, with protein sequence MLLKDFYTVQKLENVSEGKYDAVVSLNRQHDIFKGHFPGNPVTPGVCMMQIVKELTEEILGSSLFMANSSNVKFMALINPDINPVLRLELEISGDLETGIKVKNTTSFDDTVALKLTNTYKKA encoded by the coding sequence ATGTTACTAAAGGATTTTTATACCGTTCAAAAATTAGAGAATGTTTCGGAGGGGAAATATGATGCTGTCGTGTCTCTAAATCGGCAACATGATATTTTTAAAGGACATTTTCCAGGGAATCCTGTAACGCCCGGAGTTTGCATGATGCAGATAGTTAAAGAGCTTACCGAGGAAATCCTGGGAAGTTCTTTGTTTATGGCAAATTCGTCCAATGTCAAATTTATGGCGCTTATCAATCCGGACATCAATCCGGTATTACGATTGGAGCTGGAAATTTCAGGTGATTTGGAAACCGGGATAAAAGTGAAAAATACCACGAGTTTTGATGATACAGTCGCATTAAAACTCACCAATACTTATAAAAAAGCATAA
- a CDS encoding acyl-CoA thioesterase: MIKRKEQYKEAAELTVTQEIRVRFNETDPLGIVWHGYYITYFEDGREAFGRKHGISYLDVDKHGYTTPIVKSSCEHKLSLRYGDVARIETTIVDSPAAKMIFRYKIYDANNEIACTGETVQVFVDETGTLSLNLPPFFEEWKRKVGLLK; the protein is encoded by the coding sequence ATGATAAAAAGAAAAGAGCAGTATAAGGAAGCGGCGGAACTTACGGTTACCCAGGAAATTCGTGTTCGTTTTAACGAAACGGATCCATTGGGAATTGTATGGCACGGTTATTATATCACCTATTTCGAAGATGGCCGAGAGGCGTTTGGCCGAAAACACGGCATTTCTTATTTGGATGTTGACAAACACGGCTATACGACACCAATCGTTAAGTCATCTTGCGAACATAAATTGTCACTACGTTATGGCGATGTGGCTCGCATTGAAACCACTATAGTAGATTCGCCTGCGGCTAAAATGATTTTCAGATACAAGATTTACGATGCTAATAATGAAATTGCCTGTACAGGAGAAACAGTTCAGGTATTTGTAGATGAAACGGGAACATTATCGTTAAATCTTCCTCCTTTTTTTGAAGAATGGAAGCGAAAAGTAGGCTTGCTGAAGTAA